The Humulus lupulus chromosome 4, drHumLupu1.1, whole genome shotgun sequence genome has a window encoding:
- the LOC133828864 gene encoding uncharacterized protein LOC133828864: MVSNNNTHIFHAEMQTVIPKLPLLLLKPFLLSLFFSILFLTFLSSQTPRHPKSTTTTASGSDLRIRPGYTTYESYIHHQLNKTLNPKLRKIWTTRDWDRKVRVFATFFASLTRRSLLSNSSKSLCIGARVGQEVSALRRIGVSDSIGVDLVPHPPLVVGGDFHALPFANETFDFEFSNVFDHALYPRKFVGEIERTMKAGGICALHVSINRRTDKYSANDLFSVGPLLELFKASELVEVRAVDGFGLDTEVIFRKKIIY, from the coding sequence ATGGTAAGCAATAATAATACTCATATATTTCATGCAGAAATGCAAACCGTAATTCCCAAACTACCCCTCCTCCTCCTCAAACCATTCCTCCTCTCCCTCTTCTTCTCCATACTCTTCCTCACTTTCCTCTCCTCCCAAACGCCACGTCACCCCAaatccaccaccaccaccgcttCCGGCTCCGACCTCCGCATCCGACCCGGTTACACCACCTACGAATCCTACATCCACCACCAGCTTAACAAAACCCTCAACCCCAAGCTCCGCAAAATATGGACCACCCGCGACTGGGACCGGAAGGTCCGAGTCTTTGCCACCTTCTTCGCCAGCCTCACGCGCCGGAGCCTTCTCTCCAACTCCTCCAAATCGCTTTGCATCGGAGCCCGCGTAGGCCAGGAGGTTTCGGCCCTCAGGCGCATTGGCGTCTCGGACTCGATCGGGGTCGACTTAGTCCCGCATCCGCCTCTTGTAGTGGGAGGTGACTTCCACGCGCTGCCGTTCGCCAACGAGACGTTCGACTTCGAGTTCTCGAACGTGTTCGACCACGCGCTGTACCCGCGGAAGTTCGTTGGGGAGATCGAACGGACGATGAAGGCCGGAGGGATCTGCGCCCTACACGTGTCGATAAATAGACGGACTGATAAGTACTCGGCCAACGATCTGTTTAGTGTGGGACCCTTGTTGGAGTTGTTTAAAGCCTCCGAGCTTGTGGAGGTTAGAGCGGTCGACGGCTTTGGCCTCGACACCGAAGTCATTTTCCGGaagaaaattatatattaa